In Drosophila willistoni isolate 14030-0811.24 chromosome XR unlocalized genomic scaffold, UCI_dwil_1.1 Seg144, whole genome shotgun sequence, one DNA window encodes the following:
- the LOC6638719 gene encoding uncharacterized protein LOC6638719, whose amino-acid sequence MKLLIFACLLGLALGHDVFSYYTPTYDYYPATAVSYAHSTSILPLAYSRLVTVPVSQSSHVYHSVETPNSFQQQYRADYKPLTYEYIY is encoded by the exons ATGAAGCTG TTGATTTTTGCCTGTCTGCTTGGGCTTGCCTTAGGGCATGACGTATTTAGCTACTATACCCCTACTTACGACTATTACCCTGCTACGGCTGTTTCCTATGCCCACAGTACATCTATCCTGCCCTTAGCCTATTCTCGCCTAGTGACTGTTCCCGTATCCCAATCATCGCATGTCTATCACAGCGTGGAGACTCCCAATTCCTTTCAGCAACAGTATCGAGCGGACTATAAGCCTTTGACCTATGAGTATATCTACTAA
- the LOC6638718 gene encoding uncharacterized protein LOC6638718 has protein sequence MFKLFVFICLCLALALAAPGLLHSTTPILTSTSYHSLPSVRLIRPIWTSSLASHSIVRPLNYGGGYGGGYGWW, from the exons ATGTTTAAGCTA TTCGTTTTTATATGCCTATGCCTGGCCCTGGCCTTGGCTGCGCCGGGTCTGCTTCACTCCACGACGCCCATTTTGACCAGCACTTCGTATCATAGCCTGCCATCAGTGCGTTTGATCCGTCCGATTTGGACTTCTTCGCTTGCATCGCACAGCATTGTGCGTCCGTTAAATTATGGCGGCGGATACGGCGGCGGCTATGGTTGGTGGTAA